One Synechocystis sp. LKSZ1 genomic window, AGATACCAAACCCTACAACTTATTGGCCAGGGCGGCTTCGGACGAACCTACCTTGCGGTTGACCACGACAAACCCTCAAGGCCCTACTGCGTGATCAAACAGTTTTTCCCGATGCTAGAAGGCTCCAACGGGGCGGCGAAGGCAGAAACTCTCTTTGCCCAAGAGGCTCAGCGTTTAGAGGAACTTGGCCACCACGACCAAATTCCCGCTTTGCTGGCCTACTTCACCATCGAGGGCCGTCAATATTTGGTGCAGGAATACGTCCCAGGGCCAACCCTAGAGCAGGAGTTAAAGGAACAGGGCCTGTTTAGCCAAGAGAAAATAAGACACCTACTGCTCAACCTGTTGCCGGTATTGGACTTTATCCATCAGGCCCCCGTCATTCATCGAGACATTAAGCCCGCCAATATCATTCGTCGTCAGTCGGACAACCAGTTGGTACTGGTAGACTTCGGGGCCGCTAAGCAGATCTTACCCAACCAGGGTTCTGTCACGGGAACCATCATCGGAACGTCGGGTTACACGGCACCAGAGCAACAAAACGGCAGAGTAACCCTAGCCAGTGACTTGTACAGTTTGGGGGTTACTTGTCTGTATTTACTAACCGGAGTATTACCCTCGGAGTTATTTGATACGGAAAACTTTGAATGGGCTTGGCGAAGCAAGCTCTCTGGTAATTCAGTGGATGACCAGTTGGCCAGTATTTTGGATAAATTGGTTGAGCCGGGAACGAAAAAACGATACAGCCTGGCCAAAGAAGTACTCCAAGATTTACAACCAAAAATAGTTGTTTCTACCCCCAAAACGACTCTCCAAGTAGCCAATCCCCAAGCAAATACTCTAACTTCTGGCATTGGCTATTTTGACTTTGAAAGCGTCACGGTTAACCACCAGGGGCAGATTATAAAGAAGACACCCGGCAAAGCAAAATTTTACCGGGAAAATCTAGGGAAAGGAGTATTTTTGGATATGGTCTATATTGCTGGCGGTACTTTTCTGATGGGATCTCCAGAAAGTGAACCTGGAAGCTATGCCCACGAAAGACCCCAACACCGTGTTAGAGTACCTAGTTTTTGGATAGGCAAGTACGCTGTAACGCAAGTGCAGTGGGAGACTATCATGAGAAGTAACCCCTCTTACTTCAAAGGGCCTAATCGACCGGTAGAATGTATGAGCTGGAATAAGTGCAAAGAGTTTTGCCAAAAATTATCAAAACTAACAGGAAAACGATATCGCTTACCGAGCGAAGCAGAATGGGAATATGCTTGCAGAGCAGGCACGACAACTCCCTTTAACTGCGGAGAAACTATTACAATAGCTTCAGCTAACTATGCTGATAATAACGCTTATGATAAAGAAAGAAAAGGCCAGTATAGAAAGCAAACAGCAGAAGTGGGGAGCTTTTCATCCAATGCCTGGGGACTGTACGAAATGCACGGTAACGTCTGGGAAAGGTGTGAAGATGGTTGGCATAATAACTATCAAGGAGCACCGATAGATGGAAGTGCCTGGACTGACAACCACAGCAGTACTGCGATGATAGTACTCCGGGGTGGTTCTTGGGACAACAACCCTACACGTTGTCGTTCTGCCTTCCGCCGCAACAGCGACCGCGACTACAATGCCATCAACATAGGCTTGCGGCTAGTCTTGAAGTGGGATGGGTCTTAATACCCTTTTTTCTGCCGCGTTTAGAAAAAAGAGCTCGTTTTGCGGTGTCCCCCTCTGCAAGGTTGATATCGAATCCCACGCCTTCATTGCGCCTATTTTTACTAGAGTACTTTGCGGTAATATTTATTTAGATGTAGTGGACATACCGCGCCTGCGGCATAGTTGCTAATTAAGCCAATCAATTTTGGGGTAAATATGACACCATATCGCAATCTAAACGGCAATTCGAATGTGCTTGAATACGAGGCAACTGACGATTCAATTCACGTCGTATTCAAGTCTGGGGCGCATAGAAACTACCTCTATAACCACGTTAGGCCAGGCAAGGCTATGGTTGATCGAATGAAGGCTTTGGCTAATCAGGGGCACGGCTTGAACTCATATATTTCTACTACCGTAAAAAGCAACTTCGCCAAAAAATGGTAAAGCGGACAGATCATTGGATGGCTCAACAACGATGGCATTATCCTTACCCAGCGAAGGTTTAGGCACGATATCCATTCTTAAAAGACAAAACCTTTAATACTTGAAGGACTCATTCAAGGGTGCTGTTCAGCAATGGGGACTTGCTAGGTTATTATCAGTATATCCCCAATCAATAGGTATAGGCTATGCTCCGGGATACTCTGAAGCAGGAAATCGATAAACTTAGCGAGGTTCAGCTAGCTAGAATAGCTGAACTTATTACTCTGGTTAAGCTCCAAACTCAAGATGTGCCTGCAAGTGTACCATTCTGGCAGCATGCAACTCCTAAAGAACGGGCACAGAGTTTTCGGGCATGGGTTGAGCAGCTTCCAAAGACAGGCTTGAGTCTCCCGGACGAAGCCTTTGATCGTGCTTCCATTTATGAATAATGACCAGGTATTTACTTGATACCAATGTTGTTCTCCGTTTCAGTAATACTTCTGATGAGCAACACGGATTAGTTACAGAAGCAGTTGCTAATTTGCTCGAACAAGCAAATGAATGTTACCTAGCATCACAAGTTTTAATCGAGCTTTGGGTTGTTGCTACACGCCCTCTTAATGTTAATGGCTTGGGTTGGTCAGTCGAGCAAACACAGAATATCATTGAACAACTGCTTGAGCACTTCTCAGTTGTGGAGGAAACATCACAAATATTCTCAATCTGGTTAAACTTAGTTACTGAAAATAAAATAAGCGGCAAAAGAAGTCATGATGCACGTATCGTTGCTATTATGCTTGCATCGGCAGTCAGTCATATTCTAACCCTTAATCCAAGTGATTTCTCGGGTATGTCTAGTATTACAGTAGTGCATCCATGTGAAATTATCGCATCCTTGGGCAATTAATAAATACTGCCTAATAATGCGTTGGTGCGGATGGTACAGAGCGGATTTTCACCCATAGGGGGGCCGAAGTTAATTAGTATGACCATGGGACTGGCTGATTAGTTCCGATTGCTTAGTACGATAGAGATCATTGCTACGGTGCTACACATGCCACAAGAAAGAACTTTCGACGCAAAGTCGGTGAGACTGAACTACCTCGACTATGGATCTTCGTCGAACCAACCACTGGTTCTGCTACATGGCGGTGCCGGGCACCTCACTGACGAACACAAGTGCCTCAAACCCTGGCTAGGACTGGGTTTCTTTAAATAGACTAGTCCACCATTCAAAAACGCTGAAACCTTTGTTGTATTTGGATTACGAGCGAAGCATTTACAAAAGTACCAAGATAAGCGTCCGTTACTTAGGGTGGCTGAGTTTTGCTTTGGGCTGACTATTACTGGGACAATGCTATTAGGGACAAGCGGGCGGCGACAGAAGAGGAAGTAATGGCAGAAGTGTTGAATGTTAGAAGAAAATCAAAAATATAAAACCCCTAATCTTGTAGAATAGGGGCATAAAATCTAAAATAACTAAAGATGACTATATCAAACTTTCCTCAAGTTGTGTAAAAGTATCTGGGTCACTTGTCCAAAAATGATTATCCAGAACTGGACACCTTTAAGTTTGTCTCAATTTGGCTAAGTTTCGTACTAGAACAAAGCCAAACAAGCATGAGAAGTCAATTCAAGAGACTAAACGCGAGAGGAGAGTCAGTAGATATATCGACCTTCTCAAAAGCAAGTAAAAAGCGAAACCCAAAGGTTTTTAAAGAAATATGGGAAAAGCTAAAACAAGAAGTAGAAGTTTCTCGAAAAAAGAAAACAAGGGGACTAGTTTTGTTTCCGCTGGACTCAACAGTGATATCGTTAACTAGCAAGTTGTTATGGCGACAAGGACATCATCAGGTAAAACTATTTAGTGGGATTGATTTAGAAACAGGAGCCCCAGGGGGAATAGTGATTAATTTTGGTCAAGGGCATGATAGTAAATATGGAAATGAAACGATAGAAGCAACGCCAGAGAATGGAGTTGGGATAATGGATAGAGGATTTTGTAGTCTAGAAAGAATAGCTAAACTACAAGAAAAAAAAGAGCGTTATTTTGTGTTGAGAATAAAGAACAATATAAGCTTAAACATGCTGAGCAATGGAAAATATGAGATAGGAACTGGGAAGGAAAAGGTAGAAGGAAGAGTAGTAGTATTTAGTGATAGAGAAGAAAGAACAGAGTTTAGGTTGGTTACAAATTTACCAGAAGAGGGAGAGGGAGGAGTAAGCAATGAAGAAATAGCTGAATTCTATCGATTGCGCTGGCAAATAGAACTATTATGGAAGTTTTTAAAAATGCACCTAAAATTGGACAGGCTAATCACTAAAAATACAAACGGAATAGAGATTCAGATTTATAGTTGCCTGATTAGATATTTATAGTTAATTTAATTAAGAGTGGTGCAGGTGATTATGACATTATGCTAGCATAACTAATAAACTTATCCAAAAATGAACAACTTATGGCTTACAGCCTTGATTTGCGACAGAAGGTCATAAACTTTATCGAAGCTGGCGGTAGTATAACAAAAGCTTCAAGAATATTCCAGGTCGGTAAATCCAGTATTTATCGATGGCTTGATAGAGAGGAATTGGCTCCGACCAAAGTAGAGCATCGTAAGAGAAAAGTAGATATTAAAGAACTGGAAGAAGACGTAAAGAAAAACCCCGACACTCCACTGAAGGAAAGAGCCCAGAAATTTGGTGTCACCTCAGCTTCTCTATGCTACAGATTTAAGAAGATGAAAATTACTCAAAAAAAAACAACTTCGTTATCAAGAAAGAAATCACGGCGAAAGAGCGGAATACTATAGAGAGCTAAGGAGATTGGTGAAGATTTATGGTATGGCAAGCCTGGTGTTTATAGATGAAGCAGGGTTTGAGGAGTTTGTATCATCGATATATGGATGGTCAAAAAGAGGGAAAAGAATCTATGGAGAAAAGCAAGGGAGAAGAGGGAAAAAAGAGAATCTAGTAGCAGGAAGAAGAAAAGGGGTAAAAGATTTTATAGCACTAATGTTATTCAGAGGAAGTCTAAATGCAGAGGGGTTTGAGGGATGGCTAAAATATCATTTGCTGCCAGCCTTAAAAATGCCATCAGTCTTAATAATGGATAATGCGCCGATTCACCGAAAGAATAAAATAAGACAACTAGTAGAAGAAGCAGGGCACAAGGTATTGTTTCTACCGAAATACTCTCCTGACTTAAATGACATTGAACATGACTTTGGGGCATTGAAGAGAGCGAGAATCAATGCAAATGGAGAAAGAAGTATTGACGAGATAATCCGTGAGTATTGTGTCAGCTAGCGCCCCACCCTTATTCTAATTAGCTATATGTACACTGGCTAAGAGAGTTAGTGGTAAATTGTTGAATCTGGGCTTTTACAGAATCGTTGTGTCTATTCCTTGGTGGTTCAAAGAAACCATTCAACATTTCTGGGTTCCCAGTAATTCTTAATTTAAAATATTTGCACCAAAATGATTACCTCGGCAGGCCGCTTTGCTCAATTTTGGCACTGGTCTTTTTACGATGGATTTAGCACTGAAACACCTACTGAAGAGGGATTTGAACCCCCTATTTCCCACTGGCTTGAAAACCTGCTCCTAATAAGGGATTTAGACAGCTATCCTTCTTTCAGAGACCAGTGCCTGAACCTACCGAAGAGGTATTCTGGGTGTCCTGGTGACTAGGTTTAGCGGCGCGTAATTTAGCCACCAATTGAGGATTATTTTGCAGAAAAGT contains:
- a CDS encoding bifunctional serine/threonine-protein kinase/formylglycine-generating enzyme family protein encodes the protein MSQCLNPDCFATVLDHHRFCQKCGQSVFLRERYQTLQLIGQGGFGRTYLAVDHDKPSRPYCVIKQFFPMLEGSNGAAKAETLFAQEAQRLEELGHHDQIPALLAYFTIEGRQYLVQEYVPGPTLEQELKEQGLFSQEKIRHLLLNLLPVLDFIHQAPVIHRDIKPANIIRRQSDNQLVLVDFGAAKQILPNQGSVTGTIIGTSGYTAPEQQNGRVTLASDLYSLGVTCLYLLTGVLPSELFDTENFEWAWRSKLSGNSVDDQLASILDKLVEPGTKKRYSLAKEVLQDLQPKIVVSTPKTTLQVANPQANTLTSGIGYFDFESVTVNHQGQIIKKTPGKAKFYRENLGKGVFLDMVYIAGGTFLMGSPESEPGSYAHERPQHRVRVPSFWIGKYAVTQVQWETIMRSNPSYFKGPNRPVECMSWNKCKEFCQKLSKLTGKRYRLPSEAEWEYACRAGTTTPFNCGETITIASANYADNNAYDKERKGQYRKQTAEVGSFSSNAWGLYEMHGNVWERCEDGWHNNYQGAPIDGSAWTDNHSSTAMIVLRGGSWDNNPTRCRSAFRRNSDRDYNAINIGLRLVLKWDGS
- a CDS encoding PIN domain-containing protein, with protein sequence MTRYLLDTNVVLRFSNTSDEQHGLVTEAVANLLEQANECYLASQVLIELWVVATRPLNVNGLGWSVEQTQNIIEQLLEHFSVVEETSQIFSIWLNLVTENKISGKRSHDARIVAIMLASAVSHILTLNPSDFSGMSSITVVHPCEIIASLGN